From the genome of Sander vitreus isolate 19-12246 unplaced genomic scaffold, sanVit1 ctg238_1, whole genome shotgun sequence, one region includes:
- the LOC144513380 gene encoding neoverrucotoxin subunit alpha-like: MGRAAVSWKTSDTGGDDFCQLTLDTNTVSTHLKLSDNNRTVTFVEEDQPYPDHPERFEYWPQLLCRDVLTGRCYWEVERRGVVSISVIYRGIRRRGDIKDCMFGCNDQSWSLRCSDGGYSVWHNNSRTYFPLSSSSVSGRVGVYVDCPAGSLSFYTVSSDSLIHLHTFNTTFTEPLYPGFGFGLYGSSVSLCPL; the protein is encoded by the exons atggggagagcagcagtcagctggAAAACCTCCGACACAGGAGGagacg ATTTCTGTCAACTCacactggacacaaacacagtgagcaCACACctcaaactgtctgacaacaacaggacagtGACATTTGTGGAGGAGGATCAGCCATATCCTGATCATCCAGAGAGGTTTGAATACTGGCCTCAGCTGCTGTGTAGAGATGTTCTGACTGGtcgctgttactgggaggttgagaggagaggagtggtTTCTATATCAGTGATTTACAGAGGaatcaggaggagaggagacattAAAGACTGTATGTTTGGATGTAATGATCAGTCCTGGAGTCTGAGGTGCTCTGATGGTGGTTACTCTGTCTGGCACAATAACAGCAGAACAtacttccctctctcctcctcctctgtctctggtagAGTAGGAGTGTATGTGGACTGtcctgctggctctctgtccttctacacagtctcctctgactcactgatccacctccacaccttcaacaccacattcactgAACCTCTTTATCCTGGGTTTGGGTTTGGTTTATATggttcctcagtgtctctgtgtcctctgtAG
- the LOC144513382 gene encoding receptor-interacting serine/threonine-protein kinase 4-like encodes MAQFGEDSSQFVEDSSLGDWKVIGSGGFGQIYKARHHQWGFDVAIKLLLQGEGTEKSLLHEIKMMRQATSPHVMAVRGIFKGRTPSGRSTQLGLVMELMERGSLASLQEALRGTPPWPLVFRLAHQVALGINFLHSLPRPVLHQDLKPQNVLLDDALNAKLTDFGLSRISCSVTQVSKDDEPLGGTIYYMPPEALKSTSYKPTRAFDIYSYGILLWSIVTGKQPYESAKPALVMLRIPLGDRPKLDDIKGDAAGLTELTGLMKRCWDHKPERRPIALECTTETEKLFKMHKHELNDAVHEVLKKLDQKEGKGMAAGAQVQRVQLVKAPDSCKLTLDTNTVSTHLKLSDNNRTVTFVEKEQPYPDHPERFEYWPQLLCREGLTGRCYWEVERRRGGVYISVSSRGINRRGYSDDCLFARYDQSWSLRCYNGGYYFCHHKKATAISSSSVSNRVGVYVDCPAGSLSFYRVSSDSLIHLYTFNTKFTEPLYPGFGFWFCLYGSSVSLCSL; translated from the exons ATGGCACAGTTTGGTGAAGACTCCAGCCAGTTTGTTGAAGACTCTAGCCTGGGTGACTGGAAGGTGATTGGCTCTGGTGGTTTTGGACAAATCTACAAAGCCAGGCATCATCAGTGGGGCTTCGACGTGGCCATTAAACTGCTTCTTCAGGGCGAGGG gaccgAGAAGTCTTTGCTGCATGAGATCAAAATGATGCGTCAAGCCACCAGCCCGCATGTTATGGCCGTCCGAGGGATCTTCAAGGGTCGAACGCCCTCTGGCAGGTCAACACAGCTTGGTCTGGTCATGGAGCTCATGGAGAGAGGATCATTGGCCTCCCTACAG GAAGCATTGAGGGGAACTCCACCCTGGCCCCTGGTCTTCAGACTGGCTCACCAAGTGGCTCTGGGTATAAACTTCCTCCACAGTCTGCCCCGTCCCGTGCTCCACCAGGACCTGAAGCCCCAAAATGTGCTGCTGGACGATGCTCTCAATGCCAAG CTTACAGATTTTGGCCTTTCGCGGATTTCCTGTAGCGTCACACAGGTTTCCAAGGATGATGAACCACTAGGGGGGACGATCTATTACATGCCACCAGAGGCTTTAAAAAGCACATCGTACAAACCTACCAGAGCCTTTGATATCTACAG TTATGGGATACTCCTTTGGTCCATTGTCACAGGGAAACAACCATATGAAT CTGCAAAGCCAGCCTTAGTGATGTTGCGCATCCCGCTGGGAGACCGCCCAAAGCTGGATGATATCAAGGGCGATGCTGCCGGGTTGACAGAGTTGACAGGACTGATGAAGAGATGCTGGGATCATAAACCTGAACGAAGGCCCATAGCCCTTG AGTGTACAACTGAGACAGAAAAACTGTTCAAGATGCACAAACATGAACTCAATGATGCTGTCCATGAAGTGCTGAAGAAACTG gaCCAAAAGGAAGGAAAAGGCATGGCAGCAGGAGCGCAGGTTCAGAGGGTTCAACTCGTTAAGGCTCCAG ATTCCTGTAAACTCacactggacacaaacacagtgagcaCACACctcaaactgtctgacaacaacaggacggtgaCATTTGTGGAGAAGGAGCAGCCATATCCTGATCATCCAGAGAGGTTTGAATACTGGCCTCAGCTGCTGTGTAGAGAGGGTCTGACTGGtcgctgttactgggaggttgagaggagaagaggaggggtTTATATATCAGTGAGTTCCAGAGGAATCAACAGGAGAGGATACAGTGATGACTGTTTGTTTGCACGTTATGATCAGTCCTGGAGTCTGAGGTGCTATAATGGTGGTTACTATTTCTGTCACCATAAGAAAGCAAcagccatctcctcctcctctgtctctaatAGAGTAGGAGTGTATGTGGACTGTCCTGCTGGTTCTTTGTCCTTCTACAGagtctcctctgactcactgatccaCCTCTACACCTTCAACACCAAATTCACTGAACCTCTTTATCCTGGGTTTGGGTTCTGGTTCTGTTTATATggttcctcagtgtctctgtgttctctgtAG